In Streptomyces sp. NBC_01707, a genomic segment contains:
- a CDS encoding DUF4259 domain-containing protein — MGAWDIGHFDSDTAADFSGDLDDVPQGARAELIREALTVVAGTQDYLDSDEAVVAVAAAALVAAQCPGGEPVTTAYGPDEPLPELPLELRGLAVQALDRVVTEPSELLELWSEGGHGEPWEEGIGRLRTVLAEAAG, encoded by the coding sequence ATGGGCGCCTGGGACATCGGTCATTTCGACAGCGACACCGCAGCGGACTTCTCGGGGGATCTGGACGACGTGCCGCAGGGCGCGCGTGCCGAGCTGATCCGGGAGGCTCTGACCGTCGTCGCCGGGACCCAGGACTATCTCGACTCCGACGAGGCCGTCGTGGCCGTGGCGGCGGCCGCCCTGGTGGCCGCGCAGTGCCCCGGCGGGGAGCCCGTGACGACTGCGTACGGGCCGGACGAGCCACTTCCGGAGCTTCCCCTGGAGCTGCGAGGCCTTGCGGTGCAGGCTCTTGACCGGGTGGTGACCGAGCCGTCCGAACTGCTCGAGCTGTGGAGCGAGGGCGGTCACGGCGAACCGTGGGAGGAAGGGATCGGCAGGCTCCGGACGGTCCTGGCGGAGGCGGCGGGGTGA
- a CDS encoding GNAT family N-acetyltransferase, whose protein sequence is MTNHGPEAFSTERLDATPLRAAHAEEMATVLADPALHTYTGGAPEDLDTLRARYTRWESGSPDPAEHWWNWVLRVRADGRLAGWVQATVAGPRAEIAWVIGTRWQGLGYAKEAAAGLVAHLLAGGAVHTVVAHIHPDHTASAAVAAAAGLAPTDEWEDGERRWSRTDVTSGAARHRAAPRHRG, encoded by the coding sequence ATGACGAACCACGGGCCCGAGGCCTTCTCCACCGAGCGGCTCGACGCAACTCCGCTGCGAGCCGCGCACGCCGAGGAGATGGCGACGGTTCTCGCCGACCCGGCCCTGCACACGTACACGGGCGGCGCCCCGGAGGACCTCGACACCCTGCGGGCCCGGTACACCCGTTGGGAATCCGGCTCCCCCGACCCTGCCGAACACTGGTGGAACTGGGTACTCCGGGTCCGCGCCGACGGCCGCCTGGCGGGCTGGGTCCAGGCCACGGTGGCGGGCCCGCGGGCCGAGATCGCCTGGGTGATCGGCACCCGGTGGCAGGGCCTGGGCTACGCGAAGGAGGCGGCGGCGGGGCTGGTGGCGCACCTGCTGGCCGGGGGCGCGGTCCATACGGTCGTCGCGCACATCCACCCCGACCACACCGCATCGGCGGCGGTGGCCGCGGCCGCAGGACTCGCCCCCACCGACGAGTGGGAGGACGGGGAGCGGCGGTGGAGCCGCACGGATGTCACTTCCGGTGCTGCCCGGCATCGAGCAGCTCCGCGACATCGAGGGTGA
- a CDS encoding GDSL-type esterase/lipase family protein, whose amino-acid sequence MRFMFVGDSMTIGRAGDFTWRYRMWQHLEAAFDGPYEIVGPRTELYDTATNTPVSYAYGDPGFPAEARRHLAGWGEGWLHMAPVIADTVTATRADVLLVSLGLIDLGFYTDSEQTALNVRAFIKAARTAAPHIRAVLLPVIPNVRAESDTPFAAECDRFNELLAKAVADLDAPTSPILLASRPATYDIHTDTYDGTHPGPTGEQKLAAAFADAMHQAWGLGAPYMSSPSGDHRGQLRTVTASPA is encoded by the coding sequence ATGCGTTTCATGTTCGTCGGCGATTCCATGACCATCGGGCGCGCCGGCGACTTCACCTGGCGCTACCGCATGTGGCAGCACCTCGAAGCGGCCTTCGACGGCCCTTACGAGATCGTCGGCCCGCGCACCGAGCTGTACGACACCGCGACGAACACCCCGGTCTCGTACGCCTACGGGGACCCGGGGTTCCCCGCCGAGGCCCGCCGCCATCTGGCGGGCTGGGGCGAGGGGTGGCTGCACATGGCCCCGGTGATCGCGGACACGGTCACCGCGACCCGTGCGGACGTGCTGCTCGTCTCGCTCGGCCTGATAGACCTCGGGTTCTACACGGACAGCGAGCAGACCGCCCTGAACGTAAGGGCGTTCATCAAGGCCGCCCGCACCGCCGCACCGCACATCAGGGCCGTGCTCCTGCCGGTGATACCGAACGTCCGGGCCGAGTCCGATACCCCGTTCGCCGCCGAGTGCGACCGCTTCAACGAACTGCTCGCGAAGGCCGTCGCCGATCTCGACGCGCCGACGTCCCCGATCCTGCTGGCGTCGCGCCCGGCCACGTACGACATCCACACGGACACCTACGACGGTACGCACCCCGGCCCCACCGGCGAACAGAAACTGGCCGCGGCGTTCGCCGACGCGATGCACCAGGCGTGGGGCCTGGGCGCTCCCTACATGTCGAGCCCGTCCGGCGATCATCGAGGACAACTGCGAACCGTCACGGCGAGCCCAGCATGA
- a CDS encoding TetR/AcrR family transcriptional regulator produces the protein MVGPVGTVHAIAEDRAQWRGRLLRAGRALFAAYGYANTTVEQLCAEAKVPVRAFSQQFTSREALLIALYDEVATRGLRASEAVLLSDGMDECSTEERFRRLFDAYVRAVTADPRAARVAFVEVLGVSRTVDEHLAMWRTMWSEFLTCEAERAAERGEVGDGDQRVAVMVMTHSVDELLAHHGRRPRQVTPDWLTDELTRLSLIMLGSP, from the coding sequence GTGGTCGGGCCGGTCGGGACGGTCCATGCGATCGCCGAGGACCGTGCGCAGTGGCGTGGACGGCTGTTGCGGGCCGGACGGGCGCTGTTCGCCGCCTACGGCTACGCGAACACGACCGTCGAGCAGCTCTGCGCCGAGGCCAAGGTGCCGGTCCGGGCCTTCTCCCAGCAGTTCACCTCACGCGAGGCGCTGTTGATCGCACTGTACGACGAGGTGGCGACCCGCGGACTGCGCGCGTCCGAGGCGGTCCTGCTCTCCGACGGCATGGACGAGTGCTCGACCGAGGAACGGTTCCGTCGCCTCTTCGACGCCTATGTGCGGGCCGTCACGGCCGATCCGCGCGCCGCACGCGTGGCATTCGTCGAAGTGCTGGGCGTCAGCCGCACGGTGGACGAACACCTCGCGATGTGGCGGACGATGTGGTCGGAGTTCCTGACCTGCGAGGCCGAGCGCGCCGCGGAGCGGGGTGAGGTGGGGGACGGCGACCAGCGGGTCGCCGTCATGGTGATGACCCACTCGGTCGACGAACTCCTCGCCCACCACGGCCGGCGTCCGCGCCAGGTCACGCCCGACTGGCTGACCGATGAGCTGACCCGGCTCTCCCTGATCATGCTGGGCTCGCCGTGA
- a CDS encoding 26S protease regulatory subunit codes for MSTESPLIQSMRTAVAAAPTDVPLRLHLAELLLGEGLSEAAVAEAAVALQHAPGDMGARTLMMRAMGLPAPAAEQPGPEPIPEKPRAQEPAPEVPAAPAPPTGFDWAAAENEVADAVPPRFVTPGPTSTAPEAPLAADGGGDPGDATAWEVDTPGTVTLADVGGMKEIKERLEAAFLAPMRNPELGRLYGKSLRGGLLMYGPPGCGKTFIARAVAGELGASFMSVSINDVLDMWMGNSERNMHEVFETARRQAPCVLFLDEVDALGAKRSRMQHGGMRNTVNQLLTELDGVGGANEGVFVLAATNVPWDVDIALRRPGRLDRTLLVLPPDAPAREAILRYHLRDRPIESVDLGKLVKVTEDLSGADLAHLCESASERALLDSTRTGVVRMINMKDLLGAAKEIRPSTDPWFASARNVAMFANEGGMYDELLAYLKRKRKL; via the coding sequence ATGTCCACCGAGTCGCCCCTGATCCAGAGCATGCGGACCGCTGTCGCCGCGGCTCCCACCGATGTCCCTCTGCGCCTGCATCTCGCCGAGCTGTTGCTCGGTGAGGGTCTGAGCGAGGCCGCGGTCGCCGAGGCCGCCGTGGCGTTGCAGCACGCACCCGGGGACATGGGGGCGCGGACGCTCATGATGCGGGCGATGGGCCTGCCCGCACCGGCTGCCGAACAGCCGGGGCCGGAGCCGATTCCGGAGAAGCCCCGGGCGCAGGAGCCGGCACCGGAGGTGCCCGCCGCCCCCGCCCCGCCCACCGGCTTCGACTGGGCGGCCGCCGAGAACGAGGTCGCGGACGCCGTACCGCCACGGTTCGTGACCCCCGGCCCCACCTCCACCGCCCCCGAGGCACCGCTCGCCGCGGACGGCGGCGGCGACCCGGGGGACGCCACGGCCTGGGAGGTCGACACCCCCGGCACCGTCACACTCGCCGACGTCGGCGGCATGAAGGAGATCAAGGAGCGCCTCGAAGCCGCGTTCCTCGCCCCCATGCGCAATCCCGAACTGGGCAGGCTGTACGGGAAGAGCCTGCGGGGCGGGCTGTTGATGTACGGGCCGCCCGGCTGCGGGAAGACGTTCATCGCACGGGCCGTCGCAGGTGAGCTCGGGGCGAGCTTCATGTCCGTGTCGATCAACGACGTCCTCGACATGTGGATGGGCAACTCCGAGCGCAACATGCACGAGGTCTTCGAGACCGCCCGCCGCCAGGCGCCGTGCGTGCTGTTCCTGGACGAGGTGGATGCGCTGGGAGCCAAGCGCAGTCGCATGCAGCACGGCGGGATGCGCAACACCGTCAACCAGTTGCTCACCGAGCTCGACGGCGTCGGCGGGGCCAACGAGGGCGTGTTCGTGCTCGCCGCGACCAACGTCCCCTGGGACGTGGACATCGCGCTGCGACGGCCCGGCCGGCTCGACCGCACCCTGCTCGTCCTGCCGCCGGACGCGCCCGCGCGTGAGGCGATCCTCCGCTACCACCTGCGCGACCGGCCGATCGAATCCGTCGACCTGGGCAAGCTGGTCAAGGTCACCGAGGATCTGTCGGGCGCCGATCTGGCCCACCTCTGCGAATCCGCGTCGGAGCGCGCGCTGCTCGACTCGACCCGTACCGGGGTGGTCCGGATGATCAACATGAAGGATCTGCTGGGTGCGGCGAAGGAGATCCGGCCGTCCACCGATCCCTGGTTCGCCTCGGCGCGCAATGTCGCGATGTTCGCCAACGAGGGTGGAATGTATGACGAGTTGCTCGCCTACCTGAAGAGGAAGCGCAAGCTGTGA
- a CDS encoding tetratricopeptide repeat protein yields MTTAEHPLAAQAAALIGLDRLDEAKALLARRLAEDPEDFRAWVRLARCHLREREFEDVVTTTGEALRIAPQDCDAWIVRTYGLRRTGRRDEALAAAQEAVRIAPQSWQAVIALSEAVSAWQPRWPEVLELAQTAVRMAPEEPEVYQGLWKAALLNGAFDVRDHAIRETLRLDPTSAWALRELAEKQAAAPGTGPERRAEVYASALAADPGSDSMRMGLDRAVFQMLRGTRWLAVLSLVLAGAAINLFPSDGDGPDLPLPIGTRLYALALIGVVWAFGAWRRYRKLRAGVQLSVRSLLRRMFWARLVLVQAAVGTLCAVVVMAVPWTDRGVPQVLFWLGLGPTLLTIWFDRPRTR; encoded by the coding sequence GTGACCACGGCCGAGCACCCTCTGGCCGCGCAGGCGGCCGCCCTCATCGGCCTGGACCGGCTGGACGAGGCGAAGGCCCTGCTGGCCAGGCGCCTCGCCGAGGACCCCGAGGACTTCCGGGCCTGGGTGCGGCTGGCGCGCTGCCATCTGCGCGAGCGGGAGTTCGAGGACGTCGTCACCACGACCGGCGAGGCACTGCGGATCGCCCCGCAGGACTGCGACGCGTGGATCGTGCGGACGTACGGGCTGCGCAGGACCGGTCGTCGGGACGAGGCGCTCGCGGCGGCCCAGGAGGCGGTGCGGATCGCCCCGCAGTCGTGGCAGGCGGTCATCGCGCTCTCGGAGGCGGTCAGTGCCTGGCAGCCGCGCTGGCCCGAGGTGCTCGAGCTGGCGCAGACGGCGGTCCGGATGGCCCCCGAGGAGCCGGAGGTGTACCAGGGGCTGTGGAAGGCGGCGCTGCTCAACGGGGCCTTCGACGTGCGGGACCATGCGATCCGCGAGACGCTGCGGCTCGACCCGACGAGTGCCTGGGCGCTGCGTGAGCTCGCCGAGAAACAGGCCGCCGCGCCCGGCACGGGGCCCGAGCGGCGGGCGGAGGTGTACGCGTCCGCGCTGGCCGCCGACCCCGGTTCCGACAGCATGCGCATGGGGCTGGACCGGGCCGTGTTCCAGATGCTGCGCGGCACCCGGTGGCTCGCCGTGCTGAGTCTGGTGCTGGCGGGTGCCGCGATCAACCTGTTCCCGTCCGACGGGGACGGGCCCGATCTGCCGCTGCCGATCGGTACCCGGCTGTACGCACTGGCGCTGATCGGGGTGGTCTGGGCGTTCGGCGCGTGGCGGCGCTACCGGAAGCTGCGCGCGGGGGTGCAGCTGAGTGTCCGGTCGCTGTTGCGGCGGATGTTCTGGGCGCGGCTGGTGCTGGTGCAGGCGGCGGTGGGGACGCTGTGCGCGGTGGTCGTCATGGCGGTGCCGTGGACGGACCGTGGTGTTCCGCAGGTGCTGTTCTGGCTGGGACTCGGGCCGACGCTGCTGACGATCTGGTTCGACCGTCCGCGCACGCGGTAG
- a CDS encoding ABC transporter permease produces the protein MSAVPVAPHHASAEPGSPDERFSLLLDPPPSRTGWRVVPARVAAMCVVEMQKLRHDRTEIYTRAVQPALWLLIFGVTFSRIHAIPTGGVPYLDFLAPGIIAQSAMFIAIFYGIMIIWERDSGVLTKLMVTPTPRTALVTGKAFAAGVKAVIQAAVVIVIAALIGVGMTWNPLRLLGVVVVVVLASAFFSCLSMSIAGIVLTRDRLMGIGQAITMPLFFASNALYPVALMPGWLQAISRVNPLSYQVDALRGLLIGTPAHLGLDFAILALAALVGIVAAGSLLGRLAR, from the coding sequence ATGTCCGCCGTACCCGTCGCACCGCATCACGCCTCGGCTGAACCCGGCTCACCCGACGAGCGATTCTCTCTCCTGCTGGACCCGCCGCCGTCCCGCACCGGCTGGCGCGTCGTCCCCGCGCGCGTCGCCGCGATGTGCGTCGTCGAAATGCAGAAGCTGCGCCACGACCGTACCGAGATCTACACCCGTGCCGTGCAGCCGGCACTCTGGCTGCTCATCTTCGGCGTGACGTTCTCCCGTATCCACGCCATCCCGACCGGCGGCGTCCCCTATCTCGACTTCCTGGCGCCCGGCATCATCGCCCAGTCCGCCATGTTCATCGCGATCTTCTACGGCATCATGATCATCTGGGAGCGGGACTCAGGAGTCCTGACCAAGCTCATGGTCACACCGACGCCCCGGACCGCCCTGGTGACCGGCAAGGCCTTCGCCGCCGGGGTGAAGGCCGTGATCCAGGCGGCGGTCGTCATCGTGATCGCCGCGCTGATCGGTGTCGGCATGACCTGGAACCCGTTGCGTCTGCTCGGCGTGGTCGTGGTCGTCGTCCTCGCCTCGGCGTTCTTCTCCTGCCTGTCGATGTCGATCGCCGGCATCGTCCTGACCCGCGACCGGCTGATGGGCATCGGCCAGGCCATCACCATGCCGCTGTTCTTCGCCTCCAACGCGCTGTACCCGGTCGCCCTGATGCCGGGCTGGCTCCAGGCCATCAGCAGGGTGAACCCGCTGAGCTACCAGGTCGACGCCCTGCGCGGGCTGCTCATCGGTACACCGGCCCACCTGGGGCTCGACTTCGCCATCCTCGCCCTTGCGGCGCTCGTCGGCATCGTCGCCGCAGGTTCGCTCCTCGGCCGGCTGGCCCGCTGA
- a CDS encoding ABC transporter ATP-binding protein: MTPALSCTGLTYSFGTSKAVDGLDLLVRPGEVFGLLGPNGAGKTTTMRAITTLLPVPSGVIEVLGHDAARQKMAVRRLLGYVPQQLSADAGLTGRENVALFARVFDVPRRRRAARVGQALDAVGLGAQAHRLAATYSGGMVRRLELAQALVSAPRLMILDEPTIGLDPIARDSVWDRITEIRTGTGMTVLVTTHSMDEADQRCDRLALMHLGRLRALGTPAELKAELIEHRRESGETALPPPTLEDVFRYHSGSGLDDRGSGSGPGSGSDEGKGAFRDVRRTRRTASRLG, from the coding sequence GTGACCCCCGCTCTCAGCTGTACCGGTCTGACTTATTCCTTCGGTACGTCGAAAGCCGTCGACGGGCTGGACCTGCTGGTCCGCCCCGGCGAGGTCTTCGGCCTGCTCGGGCCCAACGGCGCGGGCAAGACGACCACCATGCGCGCGATCACCACCCTGCTGCCCGTGCCGTCCGGGGTCATCGAGGTCCTCGGTCATGACGCGGCCCGGCAGAAGATGGCCGTACGGCGCCTGCTCGGTTACGTACCGCAGCAGCTGTCGGCCGACGCCGGCCTCACCGGCCGGGAGAACGTCGCCCTCTTCGCCCGCGTCTTCGACGTGCCCCGCCGCCGGCGCGCGGCGCGCGTCGGACAGGCGCTGGACGCTGTCGGCCTCGGCGCCCAGGCGCACCGGCTCGCGGCCACCTACTCCGGTGGCATGGTGCGCCGCCTAGAACTGGCCCAGGCCCTGGTCAGCGCACCCCGGCTGATGATCCTGGACGAACCGACCATCGGCCTGGACCCGATCGCGCGCGACAGTGTCTGGGACCGCATCACGGAGATCCGGACCGGCACCGGGATGACGGTGCTGGTCACCACCCACTCCATGGACGAGGCCGATCAGCGCTGCGACCGGCTGGCCCTCATGCACCTCGGCAGGCTCCGGGCGCTCGGCACGCCCGCCGAGCTCAAGGCCGAACTGATCGAGCACCGCCGGGAGTCCGGCGAGACCGCCCTGCCGCCGCCGACGCTGGAGGACGTCTTCCGGTACCACTCCGGAAGCGGTCTGGACGACCGCGGCTCGGGCTCCGGCCCCGGCTCAGGTTCCGACGAAGGGAAGGGGGCGTTCCGCGATGTCCGCCGTACCCGTCGCACCGCATCACGCCTCGGCTGA
- a CDS encoding MarR family winged helix-turn-helix transcriptional regulator: MAAGDLPDELAGLLPRIQRLARRRLWSDLPAPRLRGAHAELLRVVAAEPGIRVSAAAHDLCLAANSVSTLVNRLVMEGLLRRETDPGDGRAALLYPTPAGVARLWEWRARRDALFREHVAKLDAADRAALTAALPSLRRLADSLREGEEPP, encoded by the coding sequence ATGGCGGCGGGTGATCTACCGGATGAGCTCGCCGGACTTCTGCCCCGCATCCAGAGGCTCGCCCGGCGACGACTGTGGAGCGACCTGCCGGCTCCCAGGCTGCGCGGGGCACACGCCGAACTGCTGCGGGTGGTGGCCGCCGAGCCCGGCATACGTGTCTCGGCGGCGGCGCACGACCTCTGCCTCGCGGCCAACTCCGTCAGCACCCTGGTCAATCGCCTGGTCATGGAGGGGTTGTTGCGTCGCGAGACCGACCCCGGCGACGGGCGTGCCGCGCTGCTGTACCCGACCCCGGCAGGCGTCGCGCGGCTGTGGGAGTGGCGTGCCCGGCGCGACGCGCTCTTCCGTGAACACGTCGCGAAGCTCGACGCGGCCGACCGGGCCGCGCTGACCGCCGCGCTCCCGTCACTGCGCAGACTCGCGGACTCATTGCGCGAAGGGGAGGAGCCCCCGTGA
- a CDS encoding C1 family peptidase, translating into MTLGHPHPHQATDRSLTPAQFEVFEKEFASRPANRLMQNAVTQTPVDDIALDRRIVTAVDHSVSHHLDDWKVTNQKKSGRCWMFAGLNLLRVGAAQKLGVKDFEFSQNYLLWWDKFERANHFLEAIIETSDRDVDDRTVAHLLGDPISDGGQWNMFVALVAKHGLVPKSAMPETDSSSATGPMNRALKSLLRRGARDLRRTVAEGAEAQRVHKRAVLAAVHRVLSIHLGTPPQRFLWQWRDKDQEFHRAGWMTPAEFAKSYVQIPLDDYVCIVHDPRESSPVGRTFTVEYLGNVVEAPPVVYLNVEMDLLKRLSMDAVVGGEPVWFGCDVARMMRADLGIWDADLFDYEAVYDTSFELDKAARLIHHETQMTHAMLLTGVDVVDGAPRRWRVENSWGDEKADKGFWTMNDSWFGEHVFEVAVRRSALPPELVAALDEPPIVLPAWDPMGALAD; encoded by the coding sequence CAGGCCACCGACCGCAGTCTGACCCCCGCGCAGTTCGAGGTCTTCGAGAAGGAGTTCGCCTCTCGGCCGGCGAACCGGCTGATGCAGAACGCCGTGACCCAGACGCCCGTGGACGACATCGCCCTGGACCGGCGGATCGTGACCGCCGTCGACCACTCGGTCTCCCACCACCTGGACGACTGGAAAGTCACCAACCAGAAGAAGAGCGGACGCTGTTGGATGTTCGCCGGGCTCAACCTGCTGCGTGTCGGCGCCGCACAGAAGCTCGGTGTGAAGGACTTCGAGTTCTCCCAGAACTACCTGCTCTGGTGGGACAAGTTCGAGCGGGCGAACCACTTCCTCGAGGCCATCATCGAGACCTCTGACCGAGACGTCGACGACCGGACGGTGGCGCACCTGCTCGGGGACCCCATCAGCGACGGCGGCCAGTGGAACATGTTCGTGGCGCTGGTCGCCAAGCACGGTCTGGTGCCGAAGTCGGCGATGCCGGAGACGGACAGCTCGTCGGCGACGGGACCGATGAACCGGGCCCTGAAGAGCCTGCTCCGCCGGGGTGCCCGGGATCTGCGCCGAACGGTTGCCGAGGGGGCCGAGGCGCAGCGCGTGCACAAGCGAGCGGTGCTGGCCGCCGTCCACCGCGTACTCAGCATCCACCTCGGTACACCGCCGCAGCGGTTTCTGTGGCAGTGGCGGGACAAGGACCAGGAGTTCCACCGCGCGGGCTGGATGACGCCGGCCGAGTTCGCGAAGTCGTACGTGCAGATACCCCTCGACGACTACGTCTGTATCGTCCATGACCCGAGGGAGTCGAGTCCGGTCGGCCGCACCTTCACCGTCGAGTACTTGGGCAACGTCGTCGAAGCTCCGCCGGTGGTCTACCTGAACGTGGAGATGGACCTGCTGAAGCGTCTCAGCATGGACGCCGTAGTCGGCGGCGAGCCGGTGTGGTTCGGCTGCGACGTGGCCCGGATGATGCGTGCGGACCTCGGGATCTGGGACGCCGATCTGTTCGACTACGAGGCCGTCTACGACACGTCGTTCGAGCTGGACAAGGCGGCACGGCTCATCCACCACGAGACCCAGATGACGCACGCGATGCTGTTGACCGGCGTGGACGTGGTCGACGGCGCTCCGCGCCGCTGGCGGGTCGAGAACAGCTGGGGCGACGAGAAGGCCGACAAGGGGTTCTGGACCATGAACGACTCATGGTTCGGCGAGCACGTCTTCGAGGTCGCGGTGCGGCGCTCCGCACTGCCGCCGGAACTGGTCGCCGCCCTCGACGAGCCGCCGATCGTCCTGCCGGCCTGGGACCCCATGGGTGCGCTCGCCGATTGA